A segment of the Verrucomicrobiia bacterium genome:
AAGATGAAGCCGCCGATGTGCTTGAGGAAACCCTCAGCGAAGAGGAGCAGACGGATGAAAAGCTCACGGATGTCGCGGAAAGCGCCATCAACGTTGAGGAAGCGGAAGGGGACGAAGGCGAAGAAGAAGAGGAAGCAACGACTTCGCGCAAAAAGAAATAGGCTGCAAAGCTTCTTTGGAATCCACGGACAGGCGCGTTGCCTGTCCTTTTTCTTTTCCGGGAATGTCGCCGGGACGCTCCTCCAAGATGCCCCTGCGTTGTCCCGGGCTTGCTGGCAGTGATTTTAACCGCTAATTCAGCGCTATTCCGCGCCGAATGTAGGTCGGCACGTCCAGGTCTTCTCCCTTGTGAATGGTCGGTTCGCTCTTATCGAATCGGCCTTTCGAAACAATTTCGAGCGGCAACTGTGTCTGCCGCAGCCGGGGAGCTGACTTCCTCCCGCGGGACCCAGCCTGCGTGCTGGCGAGTTGTTCCATTCGCTCAGGGGACATGGCCGGTGGCGGCGGCACGAACCGCGATTGCGGCCGCGCCGTGGAAGCCCGATGCAGCTGGGTGTCGAACGGCATCTCCGTTGCGCGCGCAGTGGCGGGCGCTTCCGCCTCCGCCTGCGGCCGAAGCTCAGCGGGCGCGGCACGCCGCACGGCGACGAGTGTCACCGACATTCGATCTGCAAACCCCGGGTCAACAGCAGCGCCCATGATCACCTCGGCGTGCGTGCACTTGCCGTTAATGTGCTCCATCACACGATTGATTTCCGCCATGGTAAGATCCGTCCCGGCAACGACGCTCACCAGCACGGCCGATGCTTCAGCGAGGGCCTTGCCGCTGTCGAGCATGGGGTGAACGAGCAGTTTGTCGACGACCTCCCTTGAACGCGTCGCGCCAGCACCTTCAGCCGTGGCGTAGCAACTCTCGCCCTGGCGTTCCCTCAGAAAATCACAAAGGTCAGCGAAATGAATTTCGATCAGGCCTTTTGAAAGAACGAGCCGGGCCATGCCGCAGGCGCCCTCAGAAACGAGCTCATTGGAAAGCCTGAAGGTCTCCAGGACAGTCGCGTTCTCGTCAATCAGCTTGAACAACTTCTGGTTCGGCAGGCAGAGCACGCCGTCGGCCGCGGACTTCAATTCGTGCAGACTGGCGCGCGCCTGCTGGTGCCGCCTGTTGCCTTCGCAATCGAAGGGAAGCGTCGCGAACGCCAGCACGAGCGCTCCCGCCTCACGCGCCGTCCGCGCCAGCACGGGACTGATCCCCGAACCGGCGCCCCCGCCCAACCCTGTGACAATGAACACCACATCCACGCCGGTGCACGCCGCCTTTAAGACCGCGACATTCTGTTCCGCCGCAGCGCGTCCACGCTCGGGGTCGCCGCCCGTTCCAAGCCCCCTCATCAAACGTGATTCGAGGCTGATCTTTTCGGGCGCCGAGGATCCCAGCAACGAAACGTTGTCGGTGTTCACCGATGCGAACTCTGCGCGGGTGGCGCAGCTTTTCATGACGTGTTCCAGGATGTTGAGGCCGGCATTGCCGACGCCGAAAACTTTGATGCGAACGCCTTGCGGCACGGCTGGCCCGGATTGTTCAGGAGTTTCCATGGAATCAGGAGCGTCGAAAGATTTGTCCGATAGTGCTCTTCAACCCGTCTGCAAGGCTTGGCTTGCCGCCGCGTTTGCGTTGTTGAAACGAGCCGAATTTCACAAGCCCGATCGCGGCTGCAAATTCCGGCTGATCCAGGGCCGACTTCAACCCATTGATCGAATTGGCTTTGCCGATCGTGACGGGCATGTTCAACACAAGTTCCGCCAGCTTTGCAATTTGCGGAATGCGGGCGCCGCCGCCGCACAGGAAAACCCCGGCCCGAAGATAATCAAGAAGGCCCGCCGATTCCATGTCTTGCGCGATCAGGTGGAACAACTCCTCCAGGCGCAGCGCCATGATGCGACGCAGGTTTTCCAGGTTGATCTTCTTCATTTCGAGACCGATCTCGTTGCTGATGGTGATCGTCTGTCCCTTGCATGAATCGTCGACCAGCGCAGCGCCCTGTTCGATCTTCAATTGTTCAGCGCGACCGAGCGGAACCTTCAAGCCGTAAGCCAGATCGTTCGAAACGTGATCCCCCCCAACTGCAAGCACACCCACGTGCTTGATTACTCCGTCGGCATACACCACGTATTCAGTGGTCCCGCCGCCAATGTCGATGACCAGCGCGCCAAGCTCCTTCTGTTCGTTCGTAAGCAATGCCAGCGATGAGCCAAGGCCCGTAAAAACGATTTCATCAACTTCCAACTGCAGCCCTTTAACGGCGCGAATCGCATTCTGCAGGCGGTTCAAGTTGCCGTGCACGACGTGAACATCCACTTCAACGCGAGATCCCAGCATGCCAACCGGATTCACAATCCCATCCTGGCCATCCACCAAAAAGTGCTGCCGGATGGCGTGAATGACATGATTCTGAGCGGGCAAATTGATCGTCTTGGCGTTCTTCACGACGTCCTGGACGTCTTCTTC
Coding sequences within it:
- a CDS encoding cell division protein FtsZ; amino-acid sequence: METPEQSGPAVPQGVRIKVFGVGNAGLNILEHVMKSCATRAEFASVNTDNVSLLGSSAPEKISLESRLMRGLGTGGDPERGRAAAEQNVAVLKAACTGVDVVFIVTGLGGGAGSGISPVLARTAREAGALVLAFATLPFDCEGNRRHQQARASLHELKSAADGVLCLPNQKLFKLIDENATVLETFRLSNELVSEGACGMARLVLSKGLIEIHFADLCDFLRERQGESCYATAEGAGATRSREVVDKLLVHPMLDSGKALAEASAVLVSVVAGTDLTMAEINRVMEHINGKCTHAEVIMGAAVDPGFADRMSVTLVAVRRAAPAELRPQAEAEAPATARATEMPFDTQLHRASTARPQSRFVPPPPAMSPERMEQLASTQAGSRGRKSAPRLRQTQLPLEIVSKGRFDKSEPTIHKGEDLDVPTYIRRGIALN
- the ftsA gene encoding cell division protein FtsA, whose product is MFDSSSIIVGLEIGTSKVCAVVGEMNSEGTLNVVGLGQSRSRGVRKGEICDAPKVEEDIRNAIVEAEQMADVEIRSVYLGVTGGHVRGFNNRGVHPIVSADREISEEDVQDVVKNAKTINLPAQNHVIHAIRQHFLVDGQDGIVNPVGMLGSRVEVDVHVVHGNLNRLQNAIRAVKGLQLEVDEIVFTGLGSSLALLTNEQKELGALVIDIGGGTTEYVVYADGVIKHVGVLAVGGDHVSNDLAYGLKVPLGRAEQLKIEQGAALVDDSCKGQTITISNEIGLEMKKINLENLRRIMALRLEELFHLIAQDMESAGLLDYLRAGVFLCGGGARIPQIAKLAELVLNMPVTIGKANSINGLKSALDQPEFAAAIGLVKFGSFQQRKRGGKPSLADGLKSTIGQIFRRS